From Coffea arabica cultivar ET-39 chromosome 2e, Coffea Arabica ET-39 HiFi, whole genome shotgun sequence, the proteins below share one genomic window:
- the LOC140004407 gene encoding pentatricopeptide repeat-containing protein At1g19525-like yields MLISGCCKMSKFSNALEFLTEMLDLKVPLSQEMYSSAICAYSKQGQLAGAESMFSMMKMAGFHPDVVTYTAMLHAYSVADGWEKAFAIFQEMELHGVQQFKEWFCK; encoded by the exons ATGTTGATAAGTGGTTGCTGTAAGATGTCAAAGTTCTCTAATGCACTTGAATTTCTCACTGAAATGTTGGACCTCAAAGTTCCATTATCACAAGAGATGTATTCATCTGCTATATGTGCCTATAGTAAACAG GGTCAACTTGCAGGAGCAGAATCAATGTTTTCCATGATGAAGATGGCTGGTTTTCATCCTGATGTTGTCACATATACTGCTATGCTGCATGCATATAGTGTTGCTG ATGGCTGGGAGAAAGCTTTTGCAATATTTCAAGAAATGGAATTGCATGGTGTCCAGCAATTCAAGGAGTGGTTTTGTAAATGA
- the LOC113732726 gene encoding uncharacterized protein isoform X1: MLSSIRNQQKNNIDMGILEKVSKALELNEEKKNSVQALMYLAISEWKDFDSHLVLMQNKFSEGFSEIESREKKLKMVQESVSQSTTKVAARRLWVEEKMKELDEKEILMKGLLQRMEEEQMQLGNLRDFVDEKLKHVALEEKHFEGLSQKLELIQAEMERRENVLDLEVKRQEIRENELDSRERKLEVRENETDLREKHVDRRQYELDVKEKMLVTKDNELDSREEKLEVREIETGLREEAVDSRQNELYVKEEKLKTKHNEFDSREKKLVIRENETDLREKNVDRRQNEIEMKEKNLKAKYDELDSREKMLEIRENETELREKNVYRRQNELDVKEEKLNIRYNKLDSREKILEIRENETDLREKNVYRRQYELDVKEEKLNTKDNELNATVEYLDKKQSELDRKGRIFQRKENELDMKEKNLERRENDIESKKKELEGKENEFSAKEKKFRQSILDLKLKFVAILESPEQFHKEPNADDPTQTAEQTQKSRKRIRNSALASDRTLDGDDENGNNLSKRSCINDKEAERVTIHDPGESGASSIDKNQVKALASSIQQVVLFDVSQSNSDSRDNLHRNGFNNPGALADDIGNENLESRFKVGDTWACFDAKDHMPRSYVQITEVTNMGGNIKLGVALLKPFPGLPGEEEWIKAGLPVGCGVFNRASTSVESPNIFSHQVLCIEKEGYGFCILPNEGETWAIYKDWDIITWGSHPENHRQCKFDIVEILSYLTDKSSFGIRVAYLDKMEGQAKSYRRRSENENDSFLIMTNDIYRFSHKVISAQMNSDFD, encoded by the exons ATGCTAAGTTCAATCAGGAATCAACAGAAGAATAACatcgatatgggcattttggaAAAGGTATCAAAAGCATTGGAGCTcaatgaagaaaagaagaacAGCGTCCAAGCTTTGATGTATTTGGCGATCAGTGAATGGAAGGATTTTGATAGCCATTTAGTACTGATGCAGAACAAATTCAGTGAAGGCTTTAGTGAAATTGAGTCAAGAGAGAAGAAGCTGAAAATGGTCCAAGAATCTGTCAGCCAGAGTACTACAAAAGTCGCTGCAAGGAGATTATGGGTAGAGGAGAAGATGAAGGAGTTGGATGAAAAGGAAATCTTGATGAAAGGGCTTTTGCAGAGAATGGAAGAGGAGCAAATGCAGCTTGGGAATCTTAGGGATTTTGTTGATGAAAAGCTAAAGCACGTTGCTTTAGAAGAGAAGCATTTTGAGGGTCTATCACAAAAGCTGGAGTTGATTCAAGCTGAGATGGAGAGAAGGGAAAATGTGCTTGATTTGGAAGTGAAGAGGCAGGAGATAAGGGAAAATGAGCTTGATTCAAGAGAAAGAAAGTTGGAGGTAAGGGAGAATGAGACTGATTTGAGGGAAAAACATGTTGATAGAAGGCAATATGAACTTGATGTGAAAGAGAAAATGTTGGTGACAAAGGATAATGAGCTTGATTCAAGAGAGGAAAAGTTGGAGGTAAGGGAGATTGAGACCGGTTTGAGAGAGGAAGCTGTTGATTCAAGGCAAAATGAACTTTATGTGAAAGAGGAAAAGTTGAAGACAAAGCATAATGAGTTTGATTCAAGAGAGAAAAAGTTAGTGATAAGGGAGAATGAGACTGATTTGAGAGAGAAAAATGTTGACAGAAGgcaaaatgaaattgaaatgaaagagaaaaatttgaaGGCAAAGTATGATGAGCTTGATTCAAGAGAGAAAATGTTGGAGATAAGGGAGAATGAGACTGAATTGAGAGAGAAAAATGTCTATAGAAGGCAAAATGAACTTGATGTGAAAGAGGAAAAGTTGAATATAAGGTATAATAAGCTTGATTCAAGAGAGAAAATTTTGGAGATAAGGGAGAATGAGACTGatttgagagaaaaaaatgTTTATAGAAGGCAATATGAACTTGATGTGAAAGAGGAAAAGTTGAATACAAAGGATAATGAGCTTAATGCTACAGTGGAATATTTGGACAAAAAGCAATCAGAGCTTGATAGAAAAGGTAGAATTTTTCAGAGAAAGGAGAATGAACTAGAtatgaaggaaaaaaatttggagaGGAGGGAAAATGATATTGAATCTAAAAAGAAAGAGTTAGAGGGAAAGGAAAATGAGTTCagtgcaaaagagaaaaagtttAGGCAAAGTATTTTGGatttaaagctgaaatttgttgCAATCCTGGAATCTCCTGAACAATTTCACAAAGAACCTAATGCAGACGATCCAACTCAGACTGCAGAACAAACACAGAAGAGCAGGAAGAGAATTAGGAATTCGGCATTGGCTTCAGACAGAACTCTTGATGGTGACGATGAAAATGGCAATAATCTGTCTAAAAGGAGCTGTATAAATGATAAAGAGGCAGAACGAGTTACAATTCATGATCCTGGTGAATCAG gTGCAAGTAGTATAgacaaaaatcaagttaaagcACTGGCTTCCAGCATTCAACAAGTAGTACTTTTTGATGTTTCTCAATCAAATTCTGATTCAAGGGATAATTTACATAGAAATGGCTTTAATAATCCAGGGGCATTGGCTGATGATATTGGGAATGAGAACTTAGAAAGTCGCTTTAAAGTAGGGGACACATGGGCCTGTTTTGATGCAAAAGATCACATGCCAAGATCATATGTGCAAATCACAGAGGTCACTAACATGGGTGGAAACATCAAGCTTGGTGTTGCATTGCTGAAGCCTTTTCCTGGGCTTCCAGGCGAGGAAGAGTGGATAAAGGCTGGCTTACCAGTTGGCTGTGGTGTGTTTAATCGTGCAAGTACCAGTGTAGAATCTCCTAATATATTCTCTCATCAAGTTCTCTGTATTGAAAAAGAAGGTTATGGTTTCTGTATACTTCCTAATGAAGGAGAGACTTGGGCAATTTACAAGGACTGGGATATTATCACCTGGGGCTCTCATCCAGAAAATCACAGACAGTGCAAGTTTGACATTGTTGAGATTCTTTCGTACCTCACAGACAAATCATCCTTTGGCATTAGAGTTGCTTACTTGGACAAAATGGAAGGACAAGCCAAATCATATCGGAGGAGAAGTGAGAATGAGAATGATTCATTTCTGATAATGACTAATGACATCTACAGGTTCTCTCATAAAGTTATCTCTGCTCAGATGAACTCAGATTTTGACTGA
- the LOC113732726 gene encoding uncharacterized protein isoform X2, with protein sequence MLSSIRNQQKNNIDMGILEKVSKALELNEEKKNSVQALMYLAISEWKDFDSHLVLMQNKFSEGFSEIESREKKLKMVQESVSQSTTKVAARRLWVEEKMKELDEKEILMKGLLQRMEEEQMQLGNLRDFVDEKLKHVALEEKHFEGLSQKLELIQAEMERRENVLDLEVKRQEIRENELDSRERKLEVRENETDLREKHVDRRQYELDVKEKMLVTKDNELDSREEKLEVREIETGLREEAVDSRQNELYVKEEKLKTKHNEFDSREKKLVIRENETDLREKNVDRRQNEIEMKEKNLKAKYDELDSREKMLEIRENETELREKNVYRRQNELDVKEEKLNIRYNKLDSREKILEIRENETDLREKNVYRRQYELDVKEEKLNTKDNELNATVEYLDKKQSELDRKGRIFQRKENELDMKEKNLERRENDIESKKKELEGKENEFSAKEKKFRQSILDLKLKFVAILESPEQFHKEPNADDPTQTAEQTQKSRKRIRNSALASDRTLDGDDENGNNLSKRSCINDKEAERVTIHDPGESGALADDIGNENLESRFKVGDTWACFDAKDHMPRSYVQITEVTNMGGNIKLGVALLKPFPGLPGEEEWIKAGLPVGCGVFNRASTSVESPNIFSHQVLCIEKEGYGFCILPNEGETWAIYKDWDIITWGSHPENHRQCKFDIVEILSYLTDKSSFGIRVAYLDKMEGQAKSYRRRSENENDSFLIMTNDIYRFSHKVISAQMNSDFD encoded by the exons ATGCTAAGTTCAATCAGGAATCAACAGAAGAATAACatcgatatgggcattttggaAAAGGTATCAAAAGCATTGGAGCTcaatgaagaaaagaagaacAGCGTCCAAGCTTTGATGTATTTGGCGATCAGTGAATGGAAGGATTTTGATAGCCATTTAGTACTGATGCAGAACAAATTCAGTGAAGGCTTTAGTGAAATTGAGTCAAGAGAGAAGAAGCTGAAAATGGTCCAAGAATCTGTCAGCCAGAGTACTACAAAAGTCGCTGCAAGGAGATTATGGGTAGAGGAGAAGATGAAGGAGTTGGATGAAAAGGAAATCTTGATGAAAGGGCTTTTGCAGAGAATGGAAGAGGAGCAAATGCAGCTTGGGAATCTTAGGGATTTTGTTGATGAAAAGCTAAAGCACGTTGCTTTAGAAGAGAAGCATTTTGAGGGTCTATCACAAAAGCTGGAGTTGATTCAAGCTGAGATGGAGAGAAGGGAAAATGTGCTTGATTTGGAAGTGAAGAGGCAGGAGATAAGGGAAAATGAGCTTGATTCAAGAGAAAGAAAGTTGGAGGTAAGGGAGAATGAGACTGATTTGAGGGAAAAACATGTTGATAGAAGGCAATATGAACTTGATGTGAAAGAGAAAATGTTGGTGACAAAGGATAATGAGCTTGATTCAAGAGAGGAAAAGTTGGAGGTAAGGGAGATTGAGACCGGTTTGAGAGAGGAAGCTGTTGATTCAAGGCAAAATGAACTTTATGTGAAAGAGGAAAAGTTGAAGACAAAGCATAATGAGTTTGATTCAAGAGAGAAAAAGTTAGTGATAAGGGAGAATGAGACTGATTTGAGAGAGAAAAATGTTGACAGAAGgcaaaatgaaattgaaatgaaagagaaaaatttgaaGGCAAAGTATGATGAGCTTGATTCAAGAGAGAAAATGTTGGAGATAAGGGAGAATGAGACTGAATTGAGAGAGAAAAATGTCTATAGAAGGCAAAATGAACTTGATGTGAAAGAGGAAAAGTTGAATATAAGGTATAATAAGCTTGATTCAAGAGAGAAAATTTTGGAGATAAGGGAGAATGAGACTGatttgagagaaaaaaatgTTTATAGAAGGCAATATGAACTTGATGTGAAAGAGGAAAAGTTGAATACAAAGGATAATGAGCTTAATGCTACAGTGGAATATTTGGACAAAAAGCAATCAGAGCTTGATAGAAAAGGTAGAATTTTTCAGAGAAAGGAGAATGAACTAGAtatgaaggaaaaaaatttggagaGGAGGGAAAATGATATTGAATCTAAAAAGAAAGAGTTAGAGGGAAAGGAAAATGAGTTCagtgcaaaagagaaaaagtttAGGCAAAGTATTTTGGatttaaagctgaaatttgttgCAATCCTGGAATCTCCTGAACAATTTCACAAAGAACCTAATGCAGACGATCCAACTCAGACTGCAGAACAAACACAGAAGAGCAGGAAGAGAATTAGGAATTCGGCATTGGCTTCAGACAGAACTCTTGATGGTGACGATGAAAATGGCAATAATCTGTCTAAAAGGAGCTGTATAAATGATAAAGAGGCAGAACGAGTTACAATTCATGATCCTGGTGAATCAG GGGCATTGGCTGATGATATTGGGAATGAGAACTTAGAAAGTCGCTTTAAAGTAGGGGACACATGGGCCTGTTTTGATGCAAAAGATCACATGCCAAGATCATATGTGCAAATCACAGAGGTCACTAACATGGGTGGAAACATCAAGCTTGGTGTTGCATTGCTGAAGCCTTTTCCTGGGCTTCCAGGCGAGGAAGAGTGGATAAAGGCTGGCTTACCAGTTGGCTGTGGTGTGTTTAATCGTGCAAGTACCAGTGTAGAATCTCCTAATATATTCTCTCATCAAGTTCTCTGTATTGAAAAAGAAGGTTATGGTTTCTGTATACTTCCTAATGAAGGAGAGACTTGGGCAATTTACAAGGACTGGGATATTATCACCTGGGGCTCTCATCCAGAAAATCACAGACAGTGCAAGTTTGACATTGTTGAGATTCTTTCGTACCTCACAGACAAATCATCCTTTGGCATTAGAGTTGCTTACTTGGACAAAATGGAAGGACAAGCCAAATCATATCGGAGGAGAAGTGAGAATGAGAATGATTCATTTCTGATAATGACTAATGACATCTACAGGTTCTCTCATAAAGTTATCTCTGCTCAGATGAACTCAGATTTTGACTGA